One genomic window of Etheostoma spectabile isolate EspeVRDwgs_2016 chromosome 5, UIUC_Espe_1.0, whole genome shotgun sequence includes the following:
- the htr7c gene encoding 5-hydroxytryptamine receptor 7 codes for MFNTSGIELTFTKKEDISEVINGTLQLMYNVLVTISPTTMWNETCGEQLQDFGHPEKIIIGVMLAIITAVTVMGNTLVVIAVCVVKKLRQPSNYLLVSLAVADLSVAIVVMPFVIVTDLTGGKWLFGEVFCNIFIGMDVMCCTASIMTLCVISVDRYLGITRPLTYPARQNGQLMAKMILGVWLVSASITLPPFCGWAKNVHTAGVCLISQDFGYTIYSTAVAFYIPMLVMLVMYYKIFRAARKSGAKHRFTDLPRRERIETVTNEALRMQGLKPPGVVEECASLSRLLNRERRNISIFKREQKAATTLGVIVGVFTVCWLPFFILSTARPFICGVECSCVPIWLERTLLWLGYANSLMNPFIYAFFNRDLRSTYRDLLRCRYRNINRRLSAVGVHEALKV; via the exons ATGTTCAATACTTCGGGAATTGAGCTCACTTTTACCAAGAAAGAGGATATTTCCGAAGTTATCAATGGCACTCTGCAGCTCATGTACAACGTCCTGGTCACCATCAGTCCCACAACCATGTGGAACGAGACATGCGGGGAGCAGCTGCAGGATTTCGGGCACCCGGAGAAGATCATTATTGGGGTGATGTTGGCGATCATCACGGCCGTAACCGTCATGGGAAACACGCTGGTGGTGATCGCGGTGTGCGTGGTGAAGAAACTAAGGCAACCTTCAAACTACCTTCTGGTCTCTCTCGCAGTGGCGGACCTGTCAGTGGCCATAGTTGTAATGCCGTTTGTAATAGTGACAGACCTCACCGGGGGCAAGTGGCTTTTTGGAGAGGTGTTCTGCAACATCTTCATCGGCATGGATGTAATGTGCTGCACTGCCTCCATCATGACCCTGTGCGTGATCAGCGTTGATAG ATATCTGGGGATCACGCGGCCCCTCACCTACCCTGCCCGGCAGAACGGTCAGCTAATGGCAAAGATGATCCTGGGAGTGTGGCTGGTGTCAGCATCCATTACCCTGCCGCCTTTCTGCGGCTGGGCCAAAAACGTCCACACAGCCGGCGTGTGCCTCATTAGCCAAGACTTTGGCTACACCATCTATTCCACTGCTGTAGCCTTCTACATCCCTATGCTGGTCATGCTGGTCATGTACTACAAGATCTTCAGGGCAGCTCGCAAGAGTGGCGCCAAGCACCGTTTTACTGACCTTCCGCGCCGCGAGCGCATCGAAACAGTGACTAATGAGGCGCTGCGAATGCAGGGCCTAAAGCCGCCTGGTGTGGTGGAGGAATGCGCGTCCTTATCGCGCCTGCTGAACCGTGAGCGCAGAAACATCTCCATCTTCAAGCGGGAGCAGAAAGCAGCGACAACACTGGGGGTGATCGTGGGGGTCTTCACTGTGTGCTGGCTGCCATTCTTCATCCTGTCCACTGCCAGGCCCTTTATCTGTGGAGTGGAGTGCAGCTGTGTGCCCATCTGGTTGGAGCGCACGCTGCTCTGGTTAGGCTATGCCAACTCCCTAATGAACCCCTTCATCTATGCCTTCTTCAACCGAGACCTGCGCTCCACTTATCGTGACCTTCTCCGCTGTCGTTATCGCAACATAAACCGCCGACTGTCTGCTGTGGGCGTGCATGAGGCTCTCAAGGTTTAA